In Phaseolus vulgaris cultivar G19833 chromosome 3, P. vulgaris v2.0, whole genome shotgun sequence, the sequence CTGAGCAAGCTAGGCTAGTCACTACATTAAGTAAACTAAATGtctatttgaataaatttctcGAGAAGCACAGATAAAAGAATATaaggaaaatgaagaaaaaaaaatctataagcTCAAATTAGGTTATGGATAAGTTAAAAAACAACTTTTGGAAAAGTTAAAATaagaaagtttctactacaaattaatttatgtataaactaattttaacttgtggagaaaatattttcatttttctttcttattttcttctacTACAAGTGTTTATGAAAAAGTTTTATTCAAAGTTTTATAGTAACACAGGGTGAGAAAGATGAAAAGTAAAAATCCTCAAGAAAGCACCAGACATACCTCAAGTAAATTGTACTTCTCCAAGAGACTGCTTTTAGGCAATATGCCTATCGAAAGCTTCACCGGAATTAGATGTTTAAGTATCATCCTATGCCCAACAAAAACATTAAGTCACACACCTTATACTCAAAAAGATAGTTTATATATGgcttttttttattacattcctTTAACTATAAGATGAAATTTTTTACCGACCAAAGCTATTCAACCTCTGACAGGTACCTATGCATTTAACTTAGATATTTCTTTTATTGGCTTAGTAAAAACAACATCATTTAACAGATACAAAAAGTTTGAGTAAATAAACTATTTCTAAGAGAATGCACAAGCAATTTTaaagcttggtcttagacgcatCCACAAAAGTACACATATTTATAGTGCATGTATAAGTATAACTGCAATCAAAATATATACATACAACCAACTCATAAACCATCCCATGCAAATGCAATGTACACAATTGGCACACCTGAACCAAACCTTATATTGGCTGTACTTTGAGGATTGCAATACTTCAAGGCATACGATAATTTATAATCAGCCTGTCAAATTAGAAATATAAACTGTATAaatgatttaataaaatatcaaagGTTATATCTTCATTGTTCTTTGCTGTTGCACAGTCGGATAAAAACAATTCAGGTAAAATTGGATATGAAACACCGTCAGAGAATAACAACAACAATCGGCATACAAGCAAGTCACATTTACTTCTAATTTTGTTTATGAAAGAAAATGTGTTTATTATAGTGCTTAGATCTtgaacttttttatttaattacctAAAGAGTTACTTTCAGTTTTCCAAAAgttaataatttgaaaatagtGACATTGTGGTGGTTACTTTACTATTTTAtccccttttttttctttaaatggCTGATACTAGACTAGAGTAATATCCTTCAAAATAATAGTAATGATATTAAGCTTAATACAATAAACAAACTATTACCCAAAATTACAGAGCACACATTACTGAATGTGTCCAAACACAGTACACAAGCAGGtcataaattgaattaaaagaaatatagaTCACTTACTGCAGAAAAATTTTCATTGAAAACTTCAAGACGACCTGTATAGTACATGTAAGTAACCTGAAATACATCACAAAGATAATATAGAAATTATGTGTAAATGCAAATTGAATTTAATCAAAATACACTAACATTGTATAATGTCATCCAATCATAGGTTGTCGTGTTTGGTAGAGTTATTGACTTGACTTTTacacaattattttaaattttgtacctaaaaataatttttaattggttggtagtataaaaaaatttacactaACAGTGCATAAAAATTAAACTCATACAAATTAATCCATTTCTAACCTTGTCTCTTTTGGGAAATTCCTCAAAATCAAATATACGTGCAGTTTCAATGCTTCTTATTACGCTGCGGCAAAGGTGAACTGTGCCAAGCTGCAAGACATTCACAGAATAAAAATCAAActctaatttaaattttcaaccACAAATGTCATGTCATCCCTGTCCTAGCCAACCTTCCCTGATCCCGTTGGACATGTTACACATAATATTATGCCAATATACAAGTTCAGATTAGTGCCATTGCATATCAACAAATAGATCATAAACTACGAAAGAATATGAACCACTAAAAACGGAAGAAAAAGCAGCAACAAATACCTTAAAGTAAATCTTGAATAATTGACAAGTTACATATAACGCTCCAACGCGCTTAGAGCCTTTTCCCTGGAATGCAATTGAGTTAGGATTTAGTATATTACCTCTGAAAGCAAAATTCCATACAATCACTTGAAGCAGTCAGCAATCAGCATTGAAGTATTGCACAACGAAAACACAAAGCATGGAAACTTTTTTCCTTGGAAGGAATTTATATAAGTAGAAATTTTGCTTTCTTCCAAAGTATGTAGAAGAATACAAGAATATGCAGACACAGAAGAAACAATTCGTTTTGTGAGTGCTACACGAACAATTAGGTTCTACGATGGCCAGATATAAAACTATAATAAAGTGGgaaaattataatatacattttttatgtttaatttggATGTCTTCAACGGCTAAACATCACGTCTTTGATGAGTGTTAATCCCATTATCTCCTCTTCCATCTAGTTCTAAAGGACAAGAAACTGAATTATGACAAATTAACAGCCACAAgcatactaattttttttaggaaaaCACAAATTGGCTATGGTTAGTGTTTATCTTCTATATCTAAGTTTCCGGAAGATATAAAATCAATAGcattaataaacaaattaaatgaGAGAGAGTAGAACACTTATCCTAGCTACAATAATCGTTTGCGCGCGTTTGATAGGGGGATGAATGATAACAAAATTGGATTTCAAATTAGCGAtaccaaaataaatttgaaaacataactTGATTTCAAATGATAATGAGTTAACGGAAACAATCACATACCGCAAGGGTGCCAAAAACTTTCATAAGGACGGAACCAGCGCCTTTCAACTTCTCAGGAGACTTCCCACTGGAAGCCAATTCTTTATCAgcctaaaattaaaaaaaaaaaaaaatatgacacAACCCAACCATGCTTccaaaaaaagagaaaatatcaTGGCGAAGTATAAACAACACCTTCTCTGCAAGAACCCTAATATCGTAAACAATGACGTACAAAGCATCAAGAGCCCACGCGGATTCCCAATTGCGAAACTCCTGGATAAACGCACTGAACTCCAACGTTCCAATTTAAACACACGAAAGAATTAAACACAATTGAAACAATTCAAATAAcaataagaagaagaagtagaggaaAAAAGGGGGAAAGCAAAGTTACTTGGCGGTTTTTTCGAAAGCGTTATAGGCTTCGAGCAAGTTGTTCTGGCGGTAGTTTTGGAAGGATCGGAAGAGGGGGACGAGGATGTCGGCGAACTGAGAATAGTTGTCGGATTGTTTGATGAGTCTATTGGCATCTTGGAAGAGGTTGAGAGCGTCGGCGAGAGAGAGAAGGTAAGGGGAATTGGAGGAGAGAGCGAAGAGAGACTTGAACGAAGCTCCATCTTGCGACGAAACGGCGTCGGAAAAGCGATTCAGATACTCTGTGATCCTTCTGTGAGCTTCCCCCATGCTCATGTACGCCATTGCTATTTGCTACTACTTGCTTCCCAACACTCTTCCTCCACCTCCAAATTACAACACTTGCTCCCAACTGTTACTGAAAAATGCTTTCATGGCAAACCAGTTTTGGGCTTTTCCCTTACTCATTTGGCCCATTTCCGGATCGGCCCACGACCCCAGAAATTAAACTAAGCTTAACTGCAGGGGTGTTTCTCCCTGCAACCCTACAAAGTTCTTCCTGCACTCCATCAAATGGGTAAAAAGACCATAAATTTCTTTTTGGAATACAGTTTAGAAAATTTATtccaaaaaacaaattttgtaacGTATAATACACGTTTGGGAAATCATTTCTGGAAAATACTTTCTGGAATTTCTGTAAAACGTTTTCCATAATACACTTATAAGAGGTAATTGTATTTTCGAATATTGATGGATTGCAGGAAGAACTTTGATGAGGTACATGAAGAAACACACCCTAATTGTAGTTTGAATAATGATTTTAAGAAACTCTTGTTCTGCTTATAATTGTTTATAAACTACCTACTTATTAGGTGCCATTAACTATATGTTTCAAAAAGTTCTCCTTCATCTACAATTTTCAAATAATCTGAAAGTTGTGTTGTTTAT encodes:
- the LOC137807234 gene encoding enhanced ethylene response protein 5; translated protein: MAYMSMGEAHRRITEYLNRFSDAVSSQDGASFKSLFALSSNSPYLLSLADALNLFQDANRLIKQSDNYSQFADILVPLFRSFQNYRQNNLLEAYNAFEKTANAFIQEFRNWESAWALDALYVIVYDIRVLAEKADKELASSGKSPEKLKGAGSVLMKVFGTLAGKGSKRVGALYVTCQLFKIYFKLGTVHLCRSVIRSIETARIFDFEEFPKRDKVTYMYYTGRLEVFNENFSAADYKLSYALKYCNPQSTANIRMILKHLIPVKLSIGILPKSSLLEKYNLLEYINIVQALRRGDLRLLRRALQDHEDRFLRSGVYLVLEKLELQVYQRLVKKIYIIQKQKDPIRAHQVKLEVIVKALKWLEIDMDVDEVECIMAILIFKNLMKGYFAHKSKVVVLSKQDPFPKFNGKPVNS